Proteins encoded in a region of the Takifugu flavidus isolate HTHZ2018 chromosome 10, ASM371156v2, whole genome shotgun sequence genome:
- the zgc:158766 gene encoding pleckstrin homology domain-containing family G member 4B isoform X5 gives MLLLGKMHSRAKSRSCDNYLSIKDAESLDSCIQSTLSALYRPFGVTAATVLWQLFSVVERQYRGDGLRCLIDFLLPSKRILQLIQQETCVRFRGLLFYHEGWPLCIHEKVILQLAPLHKVRLKQGDFYLQIVPLGRKAAKLVIKCLSASGQAITEIPITESMYGSVFTAEFLQNVTRDRNLHPLQNCLLTTGTAVYRTPWKNVVNPLFVSSTSDTIMQARCSRGAFRGHLSTCSTSGSTGTLDSHRSSIESLHSQGTDSIFSEPTSPNRNPMDPNGEVHGTSDTAVPIIKLERSGEECETGQESEDNDGRGGGPGSKMLSFTTDLSNPGCRRRPPRDSVAFESRRLFRKSYMEALQNPMSLGSSSESILEEQSEHSIALGDRAVTPGSSPEARTPSRELLSRRLVGRGWLSSDESRPSTPLLYLQRGLRSAERRAERRSKSLERTNKGGHVKGHRERSSSGGTVNISPKKLMNGYALRFGKLDVEAALPGSERRTNKEESGQRGDGVSGEGRRHRLISEDSHSPKSANGSAITLAPVSRPSCESSSALPKLVSEVNQELFTSGAVILPGSRDRGGRAVLQVCARAQVWAGESCTVNDLTCLLGYYYSTLRKERRDQGLSVVIDGRRQQPVPALLLSLSELQALVPNALYSVLFLVDKETVAKPERDMNVQTETLTSLKALLKHIDQNQLTRDLDGTFHYDHSHWIHFRQKIEPFASSCSAAISSLQQSIDSLGNSGNLKTSKEVSEVLEQQRHLMKKVLDDTQLNRLRLEGGTVLARIRKEEACENENYKDAIDMLSALYNQVDEEVHKLVILSNKCQKELESLLEVRMFEEQTQQIKVWFSSEGEKQLVPLESQTLSVAKIKEMRASLEHFLEESVHQQRHGLQLVKESPESLPGSALMDFKQHLGSILSQVERRKDHLEILTNLYEFYDSVNKWMEHCQDYFHQLSLDSTSLILSPSVEQTLQDYYAEASKFSMDNFSTLNNMVLSLESPQQLQHWNSVWHKCQQTKQQLEEILARATTAQDPTATDVKTPESDPSKPEQHGSNACVLLPFEDSKPHSSEPYSKSPTSSISSSSHFIFPSDCDSKLRQSPSMFEDTDSDCTVDSSVSCHSEPIYTGTARLRKHPMKKIMKKTVSYELNARDSVHSDAGHIHGYTGVYIKGLEVTNNVSAEKKLQRPDVTSPALGRSRSMSTPSRAHSRHSDGDIKKQSSSKVQHIMDEMISTEREYVRSLSYIIEQYFPEMERLDLPQDLRGKRSIIFGNVEKLWDFHTQYFLKDLESCAHCPLSISSCFLRHEDQFGMYALYSKNKPQSDALLSSHGNEFFKHFIELFSFQNKQIELGDKMDLASYLLKPIQRMSKYALLLKDLIKECSQSQEQELSDLRTAEDMVKFQLRHGNDLLAMDAIRGCDVNLKEQGQLCCQDEFIVWCGRRKYLRHVFLFEDLILFSKTKKIEGGYDIYIYKQSFKTAEIGMTENVGDSGLRFEIWFRRRKSQDTFILQASSAEVKAVWTAIIGKILWRQALRNRALRMQEMVSMGIGSKPFMDIKPSDAAISDRAIDYIMKGTEARTRASIAVPSFEHATSFKRPHSTISNSSTSSSSSQSSSSLLGSLNLHLYSSPSLPHTHPYPMANIPSFAQWPYDCIEEDELEQDSGSQPSMTTESSETSSQCTSSDSVTGLSTLTIAVHPSITMDSFNNNESSSFLCSSTPSSTMASPLMFQKEEDLQPNGTNFITAL, from the exons GACGCAGAGTCTTTGGACAGTTGTATCCAGAGCACCTTGTCGGCTCTGTACCGACCCTTCGGCGTCACCGCTGCTACCGTCCTGTGGCAGCTCTTCAGCGTGGTGGAAAGGCAGTACAGGGGAGACGGCCTCCGCTGCCTCATTGACTTCTTGCTGCCCTCCAAAAGGATACTGCAGCTCATCCAGCAGGAAACCTGT GTGAGGTTCAGAGGATTGCTGTTTTACCATGAAGGCTGGCCTCTCTGCATCCACGAGAAGGTCATCCTGCAGCTCGCCCCTCTGCACAAAGTGCGACTAAAGCAAGGAGACTTCTACCTCCAGATTGTTCCGCTGGGTCGCAAGGCTGCCAAACTGGTGATAAAATGCTTGTCAGCCAGCGGACAAGCCATCACGGAGATCCCCATCACGGAGAGCATGTACGGCAGCGTCTTCACAGCTGAGTTTCTGCAGAATGTAACTCGGGACCGTAACCTGCACCCGCTCCAGAACTGCCTGCTCACCACCGGCACAGCCGTGTACAGGACGCCGTGGAAGAACGTGGTCAACCCACTGTTTGTCAGCAGCACGTCAGACACCATCATGCAAGCGCGCTGCAGCAGAGGCGCCTTCCGTGGTCAtctcagcacctgcagcaccagcggATCCACCGGGACCCTGGACAGCCACCGCAGCTCGATAGAGTCGCTGCACTCTCAGGGGACTGATTCTATCTTCTCTGAGCCCACCTCCCCAAACAGAAACCCCATGGACCCAAATGGTGAGGTCCATGGTACCAGTGATACTGCAGTACCTATAATTAAACTTGAAAGGTCTGGTGAAGAGTGTGAGACAGGTCAGGAGTCCGAAGACAATgatgggagagggggggggcctGGGTCCAAGATGCTCTCTTTCACCACAGACCTTAGCAACCCAGGATGTCGTCGCCGTCCCCCAAGGGACTCTGTAGCATTTGAGAGCAGGAGACTTTTCAGGAAGTCTTACATGGAAGCCCTGCAGAACCCCATGAGCCTTGGGTCCAGCTCTGAATCCATCCTGGAGGAACAGTCTGAGCACAGCATTGCCCTGGGAGATAGAGCAGTGACACCTGGCAGCAGCCCTGAGGCCAGAACTCCTTCTAGAGAACTCTTGTCGCGAAGGCTGGTTGGTCGGGGGTGGCTCAGCAGCGATGAATCCAGGCCCAGCACACCTTTGCTGTATTTACAAAGGGGGTTGAGGAGCGCTGAGAGGCGGGCGGAGAGACGTTCAAAGTCACTGGAGAGAACAAACAAAGGCGGCCACGTTAAAGGCCACCGGGAAAGATCATCCTCCGGAGGCACCGTCAACATTTCCCCGAAAAAACTGATGAACGGCTATGCTCTGCGTTTCGGAAAGCTAGACGTCGAGGCGGCACTTCCTGGGTCGGAGAGAAGGACCAACAAGGAGGAGTCAG GCCAGCGTGGCGACGGCGTCAGCGGCGAGGGCAGGCGACACAGACTCATCAGCGAGGATTCACACTCTCCTAAAAGTGCCAATGGATCAGCCATCACGCTGGCGCCCGTATCAAGGCCTTCATGCGAGAGCAGCTCAGCTCTCCCCAAACTGGTGTCAGAGGTCAATCAGGAGCTCTTCACATCGGGGGCCGTGATCCTGCCAG GAAGCAGAGATCGTGGTGGGAGGGCGGTGCTGCAGGTGTGCGCCAGAGCTCAGGTGTGGGCCGGGGAGAGTTGCACGGTCAATGACCTCACCTGTTTACTTGGTTACTACTACTCCACACTGCG GAAGGAAAGGCGAGATCAAGGCCTGTCTGTTGTAATAGAcggcaggaggcagcagcctgttccagctctgttgttgtctctgtctGAGTTGCAG GCATTGGTACCAAATGCACTTTATTCGGTTCTCTTCCTGGTGGACAAAGAGACAGTGGCCAAACCAGAGAGAGACATGAATGTGCAG ACTGAAACGTTGACATCTCTAAAAGCCTTGCTGAAGCACATTGACCAAAACCAGCTCACGCGAGACCTGGACGGCACCTTCCACTACGACCACAGCCACTGGATCCACTTCAGGCAG AAAATTGAACCCTTCGCCAGCAGCTGTTCTGCAGCTATCTCCTCCCTGCAGCAGTCGATCGACTCACTGGGCAACAGCGGCAACTTAAAGACGTCAAAG GAAGTGTCTgaggtgctggagcagcagcgaCACCTCATGAAGAAGGTACTGGACGACACGCAGCTAAACCGGCTGCGTCTAGAAGGAGGCACCGTCCTGGCCCGCATCAGGAAAGAAGAAGCCTGTGAGAATGAAAACTACAA AGATGCCATTGACATGTTAAGTGCGCTGTACAACCAAGTAGACGAAGAAGTCCACAAACTTGTGATTCTGTCCAACAAGtgtcagaaggagctggagagccTGCTGGAGGTGCGCATGTTTGAAGAGCAAACACAGCAG ATCAAAGTCTGGTTCAGCAGCgagggagagaagcagctcGTACCTCTGGAATCACAAACTCTGTCGGTGGCCAAAATCAAGGAGATGAGAGCCAGTTTGGAGCACTTTCTGGAGGAGTCCGTG caccagcagagACATGGTCTGCAGCTGGTGAAGGAGTCCCCAGAGTCCCTTCCAGGCTCTGCCCTGATGGACTTTAAACAACATCTGGGCTCCATTCTGAGCCAAGTAGAGAGAAGGAAGGACCACTTAGAAATCCTTACAAATCTCTATGAATTCTATGACTCA GTGAACAAGTGGATGGAGCACTGCCAGGATTATTTCCATCAGCTGAGTCTGGACAGCACAAGCTTGATTCTGTCGCCCTCTGTGGAGCAGACCCTCCAGGACTACTACGCAGAAGCGTCCAAGTTTTCCATGGATAACTTCAGCACCCTCAACAACATGGTGCTCTCCCTGGAAagccctcagcagctgcagcactggAACTCTGTGTGGCATAAATGccaacaaaccaaacagcagctggaagaaaTTCTGGCCCGAGCCACGACGGCCCAGGACCCCACGGCCACTGACGTAAAGACCCCAGAGAGTGACCCCAGCAAACCAGAGCAGCACGGATCGAACGCGTGCGTGCTGCTACCTTTTGAGGACAGCAAGCCTCATTCTTCTGAGCCTTACTCCAAGAGCCCCAccagctccatctcctcctcctcgcacTTCATTTTCCCCTCTGACTGTGACAGCAAACTGAGGCAAAGTCCGTCCATGTTTGAGGACACGGACAGCGACTGCACCGTGGACTCGTCCGTCTCCTGCCACTCGGAGCCCATCTACACCGGCACCGCCCGCCTCCGCAAGCACCCCATGAAGAAGATCATGAAGAAGACCGTGAGCTATGAGCTGAACGCAAGGGACAGCGTCCACTCGGATGCCGGCCACATTCACGGCTACACGGGCGTGTACATCAAGGGTTTGGAGGTGACGAACAACGTGTCCGCggagaagaagctgcagaggcCCGACGTGACGAGCCCGGCTTTGGGACGCAGCCGTAGCATGTCCACACCGTCCAGGGCGCACAGCAGACACAGTGACGGAGATATTAAGAAACAGAGCAG CAGCAAAGTGCAGCACATCATGGACGAGATGATTTCCACGGAGCGGGAGTACGTCCGCTCCCTCAGCTACATCATCGAGCAGTATTTCCCAGAGATGGAGCGGCTGGATTTGCCCCAGGACCTGCGAGGGAAGCGCAGCATCATTTTTGGAAACGTGGAGAAGCTGTGGGACTTTCACACTCAGTACTTCCTGAAGGATCTGGAGTCGTGTGCTCACTGTCCACTCTCGATCAGCAGCTGTTTTCTCAGACAT GAGGATCAGTTTGGAATGTATGCCCTCTACAGCAAGAATAAGCCGCAGTCTGACGCTCTGCTCAGCAGCCATGGGAATGAATTCTTCAAG CACTTTATAGAATTATTTTCCTTCCAGAACAAACAGATCGAGCTGGGGGACAAGATGGACTTAGCGTCCTACTTGCTGAAGCCCATCCAGAGGATGAGTAAATATGCTCTGCTGCTCAAAGACCTGATCAAGGAGTGCAGTCAGTCtcaggagcaggagctgagTGACCTCCGCACGGCAGAGGACATGGTCAAATTTCAGCTTCGCCATGGCAATGACCTGCTGGCTATGGATGCTATTCGTGGATGTGAT GTGAACCTGAAAGAGCAGGGTCAGCTCTGCTGCCAGGACGAGTTCATCGTCTGGTGCGGGAGGAGGAAGTACCTCCGCCATGTCTTCTTGTTTGAAGACCTCATCCTGTTCAGCAAGACCAAAAAGATCGAAGGAGGATATGACATTTACATCTACAAACAGTCTTTCAAG ACGGCAGAGATCGGTATGACGGAGAACGTCGGGGACAGCGGCCTACGCTTCGAGATTTGGTTCCGCAGGAGGAAGTCACAGGACACCTTCATACTCCAAGCCAGCAGTGCGGAGGTCAAGGCCGTGTGGACAGCCATCATTGGGAAGATCCTGTGGAGACAGGCGCTCAGAAATCGAG CCTTGCGCATGCAGGAGATGGTGTCCATGGGAATTGGAAGTAAGCCCTTCATGGACATTAAGCCAAGCGATGCGGCCATCAGCGACAGGGCCATTGATTATATCATGAAGGGGACAG AAGCCAGGACCAGGGCGTCCATTGCTGTGCCTTCCTTTGAACACGCCACTTCCTTCAAGCGACCCCACTCCACCATCTCCaacagcagcacctcctcctccagcagccagtcctcctcctcgttgCTGGGCTCGCTCAACCTCCATCTTtactcctccccctctctcccacacacacatccgtacCCAATGGCCAACATCCCCTCCTTTGCTCAGTGGCCGTACGACTGCATCGAGGAGGATGAGCTGGAGCAGGACAGTGGGAGTCAACCCTCTATGA CCACTGAGAGCTCGGAGACCTCGTCGCAGTGCACCTCCAGTGACAGCGTGACCGGGCTGAGCACCCTGACGATAGctgtgcatcccagcatcaCCATGGACTCTTTCAACAACAACGAATCCTCGTCTTTCCTGTgctcctccacaccctcctccaCCATGGCTTCTCCTTTAATGTTCCAAAAGGAGGAAGACCTCCAGCCCAATGGCACCAACTTCATCACAGCA CTGTGA
- the zgc:158766 gene encoding pleckstrin homology domain-containing family G member 4B isoform X2, with amino-acid sequence MLLLGKMHSRAKSRSCDNYLSIKDAESLDSCIQSTLSALYRPFGVTAATVLWQLFSVVERQYRGDGLRCLIDFLLPSKRILQLIQQETCVRFRGLLFYHEGWPLCIHEKVILQLAPLHKVRLKQGDFYLQIVPLGRKAAKLVIKCLSASGQAITEIPITESMYGSVFTAEFLQNVTRDRNLHPLQNCLLTTGTAVYRTPWKNVVNPLFVSSTSDTIMQARCSRGAFRGHLSTCSTSGSTGTLDSHRSSIESLHSQGTDSIFSEPTSPNRNPMDPNGEVHGTSDTAVPIIKLERSGEECETGQESEDNDGRGGGPGSKMLSFTTDLSNPGCRRRPPRDSVAFESRRLFRKSYMEALQNPMSLGSSSESILEEQSEHSIALGDRAVTPGSSPEARTPSRELLSRRLVGRGWLSSDESRPSTPLLYLQRGLRSAERRAERRSKSLERTNKGGHVKGHRERSSSGGTVNISPKKLMNGYALRFGKLDVEAALPGSERRTNKEESGQRGDGVSGEGRRHRLISEDSHSPKSANGSAITLAPVSRPSCESSSALPKLVSEVNQELFTSGAVILPGSRDRGGRAVLQVCARAQVWAGESCTVNDLTCLLGYYYSTLRKERRDQGLSVVIDGRRQQPVPALLLSLSELQALVPNALYSVLFLVDKETVAKPERDMNVQTETLTSLKALLKHIDQNQLTRDLDGTFHYDHSHWIHFRQKIEPFASSCSAAISSLQQSIDSLGNSGNLKTSKEVSEVLEQQRHLMKKVLDDTQLNRLRLEGGTVLARIRKEEACENENYKDAIDMLSALYNQVDEEVHKLVILSNKCQKELESLLEVRMFEEQTQQIKVWFSSEGEKQLVPLESQTLSVAKIKEMRASLEHFLEESVHQQRHGLQLVKESPESLPGSALMDFKQHLGSILSQVERRKDHLEILTNLYEFYDSVNKWMEHCQDYFHQLSLDSTSLILSPSVEQTLQDYYAEASKFSMDNFSTLNNMVLSLESPQQLQHWNSVWHKCQQTKQQLEEILARATTAQDPTATDVKTPESDPSKPEQHGSNACVLLPFEDSKPHSSEPYSKSPTSSISSSSHFIFPSDCDSKLRQSPSMFEDTDSDCTVDSSVSCHSEPIYTGTARLRKHPMKKIMKKTVSYELNARDSVHSDAGHIHGYTGVYIKGLEVTNNVSAEKKLQRPDVTSPALGRSRSMSTPSRAHSRHSDGDIKKQSSKVQHIMDEMISTEREYVRSLSYIIEQYFPEMERLDLPQDLRGKRSIIFGNVEKLWDFHTQYFLKDLESCAHCPLSISSCFLRHEDQFGMYALYSKNKPQSDALLSSHGNEFFKHFIELFSFQNKQIELGDKMDLASYLLKPIQRMSKYALLLKDLIKECSQSQEQELSDLRTAEDMVKFQLRHGNDLLAMDAIRGCDVNLKEQGQLCCQDEFIVWCGRRKYLRHVFLFEDLILFSKTKKIEGGYDIYIYKQSFKTAEIGMTENVGDSGLRFEIWFRRRKSQDTFILQASSAEVKAVWTAIIGKILWRQALRNRALRMQEMVSMGIGSKPFMDIKPSDAAISDRAIDYIMKGTEARTRASIAVPSFEHATSFKRPHSTISNSSTSSSSSQSSSSLLGSLNLHLYSSPSLPHTHPYPMANIPSFAQWPYDCIEEDELEQDSGSQPSMTTESSETSSQCTSSDSVTGLSTLTIAVHPSITMDSFNNNESSSFLCSSTPSSTMASPLMFQKEEDLQPNGTNFITANKTSHIAVGLSTVV; translated from the exons GACGCAGAGTCTTTGGACAGTTGTATCCAGAGCACCTTGTCGGCTCTGTACCGACCCTTCGGCGTCACCGCTGCTACCGTCCTGTGGCAGCTCTTCAGCGTGGTGGAAAGGCAGTACAGGGGAGACGGCCTCCGCTGCCTCATTGACTTCTTGCTGCCCTCCAAAAGGATACTGCAGCTCATCCAGCAGGAAACCTGT GTGAGGTTCAGAGGATTGCTGTTTTACCATGAAGGCTGGCCTCTCTGCATCCACGAGAAGGTCATCCTGCAGCTCGCCCCTCTGCACAAAGTGCGACTAAAGCAAGGAGACTTCTACCTCCAGATTGTTCCGCTGGGTCGCAAGGCTGCCAAACTGGTGATAAAATGCTTGTCAGCCAGCGGACAAGCCATCACGGAGATCCCCATCACGGAGAGCATGTACGGCAGCGTCTTCACAGCTGAGTTTCTGCAGAATGTAACTCGGGACCGTAACCTGCACCCGCTCCAGAACTGCCTGCTCACCACCGGCACAGCCGTGTACAGGACGCCGTGGAAGAACGTGGTCAACCCACTGTTTGTCAGCAGCACGTCAGACACCATCATGCAAGCGCGCTGCAGCAGAGGCGCCTTCCGTGGTCAtctcagcacctgcagcaccagcggATCCACCGGGACCCTGGACAGCCACCGCAGCTCGATAGAGTCGCTGCACTCTCAGGGGACTGATTCTATCTTCTCTGAGCCCACCTCCCCAAACAGAAACCCCATGGACCCAAATGGTGAGGTCCATGGTACCAGTGATACTGCAGTACCTATAATTAAACTTGAAAGGTCTGGTGAAGAGTGTGAGACAGGTCAGGAGTCCGAAGACAATgatgggagagggggggggcctGGGTCCAAGATGCTCTCTTTCACCACAGACCTTAGCAACCCAGGATGTCGTCGCCGTCCCCCAAGGGACTCTGTAGCATTTGAGAGCAGGAGACTTTTCAGGAAGTCTTACATGGAAGCCCTGCAGAACCCCATGAGCCTTGGGTCCAGCTCTGAATCCATCCTGGAGGAACAGTCTGAGCACAGCATTGCCCTGGGAGATAGAGCAGTGACACCTGGCAGCAGCCCTGAGGCCAGAACTCCTTCTAGAGAACTCTTGTCGCGAAGGCTGGTTGGTCGGGGGTGGCTCAGCAGCGATGAATCCAGGCCCAGCACACCTTTGCTGTATTTACAAAGGGGGTTGAGGAGCGCTGAGAGGCGGGCGGAGAGACGTTCAAAGTCACTGGAGAGAACAAACAAAGGCGGCCACGTTAAAGGCCACCGGGAAAGATCATCCTCCGGAGGCACCGTCAACATTTCCCCGAAAAAACTGATGAACGGCTATGCTCTGCGTTTCGGAAAGCTAGACGTCGAGGCGGCACTTCCTGGGTCGGAGAGAAGGACCAACAAGGAGGAGTCAG GCCAGCGTGGCGACGGCGTCAGCGGCGAGGGCAGGCGACACAGACTCATCAGCGAGGATTCACACTCTCCTAAAAGTGCCAATGGATCAGCCATCACGCTGGCGCCCGTATCAAGGCCTTCATGCGAGAGCAGCTCAGCTCTCCCCAAACTGGTGTCAGAGGTCAATCAGGAGCTCTTCACATCGGGGGCCGTGATCCTGCCAG GAAGCAGAGATCGTGGTGGGAGGGCGGTGCTGCAGGTGTGCGCCAGAGCTCAGGTGTGGGCCGGGGAGAGTTGCACGGTCAATGACCTCACCTGTTTACTTGGTTACTACTACTCCACACTGCG GAAGGAAAGGCGAGATCAAGGCCTGTCTGTTGTAATAGAcggcaggaggcagcagcctgttccagctctgttgttgtctctgtctGAGTTGCAG GCATTGGTACCAAATGCACTTTATTCGGTTCTCTTCCTGGTGGACAAAGAGACAGTGGCCAAACCAGAGAGAGACATGAATGTGCAG ACTGAAACGTTGACATCTCTAAAAGCCTTGCTGAAGCACATTGACCAAAACCAGCTCACGCGAGACCTGGACGGCACCTTCCACTACGACCACAGCCACTGGATCCACTTCAGGCAG AAAATTGAACCCTTCGCCAGCAGCTGTTCTGCAGCTATCTCCTCCCTGCAGCAGTCGATCGACTCACTGGGCAACAGCGGCAACTTAAAGACGTCAAAG GAAGTGTCTgaggtgctggagcagcagcgaCACCTCATGAAGAAGGTACTGGACGACACGCAGCTAAACCGGCTGCGTCTAGAAGGAGGCACCGTCCTGGCCCGCATCAGGAAAGAAGAAGCCTGTGAGAATGAAAACTACAA AGATGCCATTGACATGTTAAGTGCGCTGTACAACCAAGTAGACGAAGAAGTCCACAAACTTGTGATTCTGTCCAACAAGtgtcagaaggagctggagagccTGCTGGAGGTGCGCATGTTTGAAGAGCAAACACAGCAG ATCAAAGTCTGGTTCAGCAGCgagggagagaagcagctcGTACCTCTGGAATCACAAACTCTGTCGGTGGCCAAAATCAAGGAGATGAGAGCCAGTTTGGAGCACTTTCTGGAGGAGTCCGTG caccagcagagACATGGTCTGCAGCTGGTGAAGGAGTCCCCAGAGTCCCTTCCAGGCTCTGCCCTGATGGACTTTAAACAACATCTGGGCTCCATTCTGAGCCAAGTAGAGAGAAGGAAGGACCACTTAGAAATCCTTACAAATCTCTATGAATTCTATGACTCA GTGAACAAGTGGATGGAGCACTGCCAGGATTATTTCCATCAGCTGAGTCTGGACAGCACAAGCTTGATTCTGTCGCCCTCTGTGGAGCAGACCCTCCAGGACTACTACGCAGAAGCGTCCAAGTTTTCCATGGATAACTTCAGCACCCTCAACAACATGGTGCTCTCCCTGGAAagccctcagcagctgcagcactggAACTCTGTGTGGCATAAATGccaacaaaccaaacagcagctggaagaaaTTCTGGCCCGAGCCACGACGGCCCAGGACCCCACGGCCACTGACGTAAAGACCCCAGAGAGTGACCCCAGCAAACCAGAGCAGCACGGATCGAACGCGTGCGTGCTGCTACCTTTTGAGGACAGCAAGCCTCATTCTTCTGAGCCTTACTCCAAGAGCCCCAccagctccatctcctcctcctcgcacTTCATTTTCCCCTCTGACTGTGACAGCAAACTGAGGCAAAGTCCGTCCATGTTTGAGGACACGGACAGCGACTGCACCGTGGACTCGTCCGTCTCCTGCCACTCGGAGCCCATCTACACCGGCACCGCCCGCCTCCGCAAGCACCCCATGAAGAAGATCATGAAGAAGACCGTGAGCTATGAGCTGAACGCAAGGGACAGCGTCCACTCGGATGCCGGCCACATTCACGGCTACACGGGCGTGTACATCAAGGGTTTGGAGGTGACGAACAACGTGTCCGCggagaagaagctgcagaggcCCGACGTGACGAGCCCGGCTTTGGGACGCAGCCGTAGCATGTCCACACCGTCCAGGGCGCACAGCAGACACAGTGACGGAGATATTAAGAAACAGAGCAG CAAAGTGCAGCACATCATGGACGAGATGATTTCCACGGAGCGGGAGTACGTCCGCTCCCTCAGCTACATCATCGAGCAGTATTTCCCAGAGATGGAGCGGCTGGATTTGCCCCAGGACCTGCGAGGGAAGCGCAGCATCATTTTTGGAAACGTGGAGAAGCTGTGGGACTTTCACACTCAGTACTTCCTGAAGGATCTGGAGTCGTGTGCTCACTGTCCACTCTCGATCAGCAGCTGTTTTCTCAGACAT GAGGATCAGTTTGGAATGTATGCCCTCTACAGCAAGAATAAGCCGCAGTCTGACGCTCTGCTCAGCAGCCATGGGAATGAATTCTTCAAG CACTTTATAGAATTATTTTCCTTCCAGAACAAACAGATCGAGCTGGGGGACAAGATGGACTTAGCGTCCTACTTGCTGAAGCCCATCCAGAGGATGAGTAAATATGCTCTGCTGCTCAAAGACCTGATCAAGGAGTGCAGTCAGTCtcaggagcaggagctgagTGACCTCCGCACGGCAGAGGACATGGTCAAATTTCAGCTTCGCCATGGCAATGACCTGCTGGCTATGGATGCTATTCGTGGATGTGAT GTGAACCTGAAAGAGCAGGGTCAGCTCTGCTGCCAGGACGAGTTCATCGTCTGGTGCGGGAGGAGGAAGTACCTCCGCCATGTCTTCTTGTTTGAAGACCTCATCCTGTTCAGCAAGACCAAAAAGATCGAAGGAGGATATGACATTTACATCTACAAACAGTCTTTCAAG ACGGCAGAGATCGGTATGACGGAGAACGTCGGGGACAGCGGCCTACGCTTCGAGATTTGGTTCCGCAGGAGGAAGTCACAGGACACCTTCATACTCCAAGCCAGCAGTGCGGAGGTCAAGGCCGTGTGGACAGCCATCATTGGGAAGATCCTGTGGAGACAGGCGCTCAGAAATCGAG CCTTGCGCATGCAGGAGATGGTGTCCATGGGAATTGGAAGTAAGCCCTTCATGGACATTAAGCCAAGCGATGCGGCCATCAGCGACAGGGCCATTGATTATATCATGAAGGGGACAG AAGCCAGGACCAGGGCGTCCATTGCTGTGCCTTCCTTTGAACACGCCACTTCCTTCAAGCGACCCCACTCCACCATCTCCaacagcagcacctcctcctccagcagccagtcctcctcctcgttgCTGGGCTCGCTCAACCTCCATCTTtactcctccccctctctcccacacacacatccgtacCCAATGGCCAACATCCCCTCCTTTGCTCAGTGGCCGTACGACTGCATCGAGGAGGATGAGCTGGAGCAGGACAGTGGGAGTCAACCCTCTATGA CCACTGAGAGCTCGGAGACCTCGTCGCAGTGCACCTCCAGTGACAGCGTGACCGGGCTGAGCACCCTGACGATAGctgtgcatcccagcatcaCCATGGACTCTTTCAACAACAACGAATCCTCGTCTTTCCTGTgctcctccacaccctcctccaCCATGGCTTCTCCTTTAATGTTCCAAAAGGAGGAAGACCTCCAGCCCAATGGCACCAACTTCATCACAGCA AACAAGACCTCTCATATAGCAGTAGGCCTCTCTACTGTGGTCTGA